The Calditrichia bacterium genomic interval CTTTCCCGGCGAAACGTTCGTTGCAAATTCGCGCGATTTTTTCGGCGGAGCGATTCACACAGCCGACGGTGTTGACGATCCAGATATCGTTGCGCGTGCCGACGCGCCCATTCGTCCGGCGATATCCCAAAAATGTGGGGATTTTCGCCGGTTTCCGCGATGCAGCATTCAGATTTGGCTGGTAGCTGTAATTCAATTCGCCACTCAAATCCGTTGCCAGATTGTGCGAATGTACCCACTCCCCCGCCGCGATGGGTTGTGTCGCATGCCCGATGATGTGCCCGTATTTCACTATTTTCGCATTTTCCGGCACATCGTGCAGCGCGATTTTGTGACCGGCAGGCACATCCGTTTTTAGCGAAATTTGTCTGTTATCCACCGTGATCGCATGCCCTTTTTCAAGCGCTTTCACCGCGACAACCACGTTATCCGATTCATGTATTTTTACGATATCCAATGCAATCGTGTTGCTTGCCATTGTTTCTCCCGCCGGAATCCGGCAGTGTATTAAAGATTATACGACGACTTTACCAGATCATAAGTCAACGCCCTGCTCATCGCCACAGCATCATCCATGTCAATGATGTGCCGCGCAACCAGCCCCGCCAGAAAATTGCAATCCATTCGCCGAGCGACATCGTGCCGCGCCGGAATCGATGGAAACGCCCGTGTGTCATCGTTGAATCCGACAGTGTTGTAAATCCCCGCCGTTTCGGTAACCATTTGCCGGAAGCGAATCATGCCTTCGATGCTATCGTGAAACCACCACGGCGGACCGAGTCGCATCGCCGGATAATGCCCCGCCAATGGCGCCAACTCGCGCGAATACGTCGTTTCATCCAACGTAAATACGATCACGCGGAACGCGGAATTGTTGCCGTATGTATTCAACAGCGCGTGCAAATTGCGGGTGTATTCGGTTTGCATGGGGATATCCGCGCCTTTGTCCAGCCCGTATCGGTTGAAAATTGCGGCGTTGTGATTGCGCATCGAACCGGCGTGAATTTGCATCACCAAACCATCGTCGCAGCTCATCCGGGCCATTTCCATCAGCATGTGCGCGGTGAATGCGGTTGCATCGTCGGCAGATGCATCGCCAGCCAACGCACGACCGAAAATGCGTTCGGCGTCGTTCGCAGTCAACGCCTGCGTGAAAGGCGTTTCCACGCCGTGATCCGTTGCAACCGCGCCCATCGATTTGAAAAATGACCGCTGCTTTTCCAGCGCACGGATAAAATCGCGATACGAATGAATCGCAATGCCGGAAACATCACTGAGCGCGTTGAGATTGGCGTGCCAGTCCGGTCGCCGCAAATCCGTTACGCCATCGGGGCGAAACGTCGGCACAATCCTGCCGTTCCATCCCGATTCCTGGATTTTTTTGTGATGCGCTAGATCCGATTCCGCAGCGTCGGTTGTCGACAGCACCTCGATATTGAAGCGATCGAACAGCGCGCGCGGACGAAATTCCGGCGACTGCAATTTTCCGGCAATCTGGTCGTAAATGCGCTGCGCCGATTCGCTGTCCAGCTTTTCGGTGACGCCAAAAACGTCCGAAAATTCGTGCGCCAGCCAAATGCCCGTCGGCGTTCCGGCATACAAATAAAAATGATTCGCGAAAATCTGCCAGATTTTCCGGTGATCGGTTTCCACCGCCGTGCCGTCGCGGGTGGGAATGCCGAGGTTTTCCAGCGGGATTCCCTGCGAATAGAGCATCCGGAAAATGTAGTGATCGGGAATGAGGATCAATCCGGTCGGATCTGGAAAAGCGGCATTTTCGCTGAACCACGCGGGTTCGGTGTGCCCGTGCGGGCTGACAATCGGCAGATGTTTGATGCCCTCAAACAGTTCGCGGGCGATATCCCGAATCGCCGGATTTGCATCAAAAAAGCGATCCGGATGTAATTTTAACGGTTTCACAACTCCCTCTGAATTTCTTCAAATTGTGTGGAAAAAATTTTGATATTGTCAGCCTGAGCCCTTCTTTTTTACGAAGCTTACCCATTTGACCAAGTGCCAGAATCCAGAATCCAGAATCCAGAATCCAGAATCAAAACCCGAACCACTGCGGCACGATCATCGTCAGCGCCGGAAAATAGGTGACGATAAACAGCACCACAATCATCGCAGCGAAAAACGGCAGTAGCGGTTTGATCACCTGCGTGACGGTCGTTTTGGCAATGCCGCAGCCCACGAAAAGGCAGGTGCCAACCGGCGGCGTGCAAATCCCGATACACAAATTCATGATCATCACGATGCCGAAATGAATGGGATGAACGCCGAGGCTTTCCATAATCGGAAGGAAAATCGGCGTGAAAATCAGGATTGCCGGAGTCATATCCATAAACGTGCCGACAATCAGCAAAAAGATGTTGATAATCAATAAAATCATGAACTTATCGTTGGTCAGGCTGAGCAATCCCGCGCTGATATCCTGCGGGATATTTTCATACGCCATCGCCCAAGACATCGCCATCGATGTGCCAATGAGCAACATCACCACTGCGGTTGTGATGCCGCAATCGAGCAAAATCTGGGGAATTTCACTGAGCTTAACTTCTTTATAAACAAAGACGGAGAGGATGAACGCATACACAACAGCGATGGCTGCGGCTTCGGTTGCGGTGAAAAATCCGGCGAGAATACCGCCCAACACCAGCACCACCAGAAACAGCGGCGGCAGCGCCACAAGAAATTTTTGCACGCTTTCCCGCAGCCCGAAAGTAACGCCTTTTCCGTAATTGCGTTTGATGGAAATGACACCGCTGACAATCATCAACCCGATGCCCATCAAAATGCCGGGAATGAATCCGGCGAGGAAAATTGCCGCGATAGACACTGCGCCGCCGGTCGCCAGCGAATACACGATCATCACGTTGCTCGGCGGAATGAGCAGCCCGGTTGTCGCGGCGGTGATGGTCACCGATGCGTTGAAATCGCGGTCGTAGCCCTCTTTGTTCATCAGCGGAATCATGAATCCGCCGACGCTGGAAACCGCCGCAACCGCAGAGCCGGAAATCGCGCCGAACAGCATGCAGGTCATCACATTCACATACGACAACCCTCCGCGAAACCTTCCAAAAATCACATTCGCGAAGTCGATCAATCGCTGCGCGATGCCGCCACGCCCCATCAGCAACCCGGCGAGAATGAAAAACGGGATCGCCAGCAGCGCAAAACTGTCGATGCCGGTTGCCATCGTGTGCGCCACAATTTTCAGCGCGGGCAACCCGCCGATGGTGAGAATCGTGAACAGAGTGGATAAGCCAATCGCAAACGCGATGGGCACATTGAGCATCAGCAACACCGCAAAACTGGATACCAAAACGATTGTTGGCCAATTCATATCAAATTCCTAACCCGTTTTTTTCAGTTGATTGAGTTTTGCCAGTGCTTCGGCGAGAATTTCCAGCCCGTACATCACGATAAAAAATCCTGAAATCGGCACGGCGAGATAGACATATCCCAATTTGATGCCGGTTGCCGGCGCGGTTTGTCCGAGTTTGAAGGTCAGCGAAACCAGTTGGATGCCGCCAACCAGCAGCACCGCTACCGCAAATCCGGTGACAAACAGCGCCGCAATTACCGCAGAAATGAATTGCGATTTAGGGTCGAGCCGCAGCACAAAATAATCGATCCCGAGATGCGCCCGCCGCCGCAGCGCAACGCCCGCGCCGAGCAAACCCACCCAAATCAGCAGATACGTCGCCAGTTCTTCGGTCCAGTTGCTCGGATTTTTGAGCACAAAACGGGTGATCACCTGCCACACCACATCGAGCACCAACAGCCCCATTACCAACGCTGTAACCGTTTCCAAACCTTTGTCCAAACTTTTTTTCAATTGTTTTAGCATAATTACTCCACCGCCTGAATATCGGTTGCCAGATTGCCGATCACCGTGCCGTCAAATTCGCGCCACAGCGATTTCACGCGCTCCTGAAACGGTTGTTTGTCCGGCGTGAACACCTGCAACCCGTTTTCGGTCATTTTTCGCATGCTTTCTTCCTCAAAATCCCGCCACAATTTCCGCTGGTATTCCACCGACGCTTCGGCCGCCGCGGTCAGCACTTTTTTGTGCGATTCGCTCAGCCCGTTCCACATGTCCGTGTTGATCAAAATGACATCCGGCACGCTCGTGTGCTCGTCCAGACTGTAAAATTTGCAAACCTCGTAATGGTTGGATGTAAACAAGCTCGGCGGATTATTTTCCGCGCCGTCCACAACGCCCTGTTGCAGCGATGTGTATAATTCGCCCCAGGAAATCGGCGTTGCGGATCCGCCCAACGCATCGATGAGCTTGATGGCCATCGGGCTCTGCTGCGTACGGATTTTCAATCCGGTGAGATCGTCCGGAGACAAAATCGGTTTGGCGGTACTGTAAAAACTGCGCGAACCGGCGTCGTAATATGCCAATCCTTTGAGCATCAAATGTTCGCCGGATGCCAGAATTGATTTGCCGATATCGCCGTTGAGCACCTGCCAACGATGGTCGTAATCGCGGAACAGATACGGCAGTGCAAAAACCTTGTATTCGTCGAGAAACGTTTCCAGCATGCTGGTGGATACCTTGGTCATCGCGATGGCGCCGAACTGCAATTTCTCGATGGATTCTTTCTCGTTGCCCAATTGCTCGTTGGGATAAATCTCGATTTTCAGCGTCGAATCGGACATTACCCATGCTTTTCGCGCCATGAATTCCATCGCCAGATGCACCGGATGATTTGTCGCCAAACCGTGCGCCATTTTCAATTTGACCACATTGCCTTGCTCGCCGCAACCGCTCAACATCAGAAAAAACAGCAGGTTGGAAAGCAACAGCCATCGCACCGGAAAAACCGTTTGTTGAATCGAAGCCATCGGTTGAACCTCTGTTTTGTTCATCGTAGATCACCCATTTCGATGAAATCCATATCGGTGAACGCCTGATTTTCGCCGCCCATGCACCAGATGAACGAATAATTGCGCGTGCCCGCACCGGAGTGGATCGACCAGCTGGGCGAAATCACCGCATCGCCGCTGCGCAGTACGAGATGCCGCGTTTCTGCCGGTTCGCCCATGAAATGGAATACGCGGGCGCTTTCGTCAACATCGAAATAGAGATACACTTCCGAACGGCGCTCGTGGGTGTGTGGCGGCATGGTGTTCCAAACGTTGCCCTCCGCCAACTCGGTAATGCCCATGACAATCTGGCAACTGTCGCAAACGCCGGGGCAAATCATCTGATAGAGCGTGCGTTTATTTGCGTCGCCATCGCTGCCGAGATCAACGATGTTCGCTTCTTTTTTGGTGATTTTTTTGGTGGGATACGCCGCATGTGCGGGATAACTCATCACATAAAATTTTGCCGGATTTGCAGGATCGTCGCTGGCAAATTGGATGGATTTGCTGCCGCGCCCGATGTACAGGCAATCTTTATTCGCCAGCGAATAACCAGCCGAATCAACTGTAATTTTGCCACTGCCGCCAATGTTGATCACACCGATTTCCCGCCGTTCGGCGAAGTAGTCCGCCCGCAGTTCCGCCGCGCTGGTCAACGACAGCGATTCGATTGTCGGCACCACCGATCCGACAATCGTGCGATCCACATCGACGTAATGCAGCACAATTTTTCCCGGCGCAAACAAATCGTCCAAGAGATACGATGCGCGAAGCTCTGCCGTGGTCATTTTTTTGCAACTGTTTTTATCCCCCAAATAGCGTATGTTCATAAAATTGCCTTTCATTTATTGTCGCGGAAATGGTTTCAATCCGCTCATTTGGTTTGTTGCTTAATTGTTCAGTCGAAAGCATATTACATGGAATACACATCAAAATAAAGTTTTTAACTGTTAATAACTGTTAATTTTTAGCAGAACAATATCTGTATAAGGTAATTTGATATAGTTTTTAAATAGTGTATAAAATTCTTGAAGTGGGTTCACTCTATCGATTCATCGTTGCGATAAATATTAACTTTTGATAAAATCATCAGAATTGGTATATTTTCTGGCTAATGTTAAAATTAATAAACTGTCATCAACTCTCAATTGGTCGTCCAGTAATTACATTATGATTGATCCTCAGATTCATCAAAAATATCTCGACAAGGTTATCAACAGCAAAGAATTTTCAAGCTCGGCAATTTATCAAAATTACCTGAAGTATCTATTTGATTCTGCCGTTCAGGAAAAGGGGTTAAAAGAGACCACAATCGCTATCGAGTTTTTCGAAAAGCGCTCGGATTTTAATCCGGCGTTCGATACGACGGTTCGTTCGCACACATACAAACTGCGTAAAAAGCTGGAAACCTATTATCTCAAAGAGGGTCAGGACGACAAGTATCGGCTTCGGATTCCCAAAGGTCATTACAAACTGACGGTCATTCCCCACAGTGAAGCGGACATTGAAGGCGAAAGCCAGCTCATCGACAAATTTCTGCAAAACAAATACTATATTTTGGCGATTGCCGCACTGTTATTGCTCACCGGATATTTGTTTATTCGCAACCAATCCATTGACAGCAAGCTGGCGGTTTACGAAAAACCAATTGAAAAAAACAACATCTGGTTTGATTATCTCGCATCGGATTTGCCGATCCTGATCGTGATTGGCGATCACTTTTTCTTTCACGAGGAAAGCAAACTGTATCCTCAGTTGCTGGCGATTCGCGATGGCAAAATCAATTCGGGCGATGATTTGAACAAATTTCAGCAGGAACATCCCGAATTGCGGTTGAAACCGGCTGACGAACCGTATTTCCCCTATCACAGCGTCTGGAGTTTGCCGCCTGTTTTATCCATGTTGCAGCAAAAAAACAAGAGAATCGTACTGCGAAAATCATCCTCTCTGGGTACGCAGGTGCTGGATGAATACAATATTATTTATCTAGGTAGCATTAAAACGCTGTATGTTTTGAACCACATGTTGATGAACACACATATATCCTATGAAATTTCGCCACATAAAATTATCCACTCACAACCGGACACATCCTCAGCCGAGGAGATTTTCAAAACCAGCGAACACTCTCCTGGACCAAATGATGATCTGGTTATCGCCCTGAAAATTCCCGGTCCGGCGAAAAATCCGGTGTTCATTCTGGCATCGTATCATTCGTTGGGAACGCCGGAAATTGCCAATTACCTGACCAATCCGGTGACGCGCCGGGAACTGGAGAAAAAGTTTATCGAGAAATTTGGGGAAGTGCCTGAATTTTTTGAACTTGTGTTCCGCGTAACCGGCATAGACAAAACCGCTTACTCCACCGAATTGTTGATTTTTGACAAACTGAACGTGCCAGTCGATTAATCCGGCTGCTCAATCATGTATTTGCTGAGTGCATGATTCATCGCTCGCAGCGCATTCACCGCCAGTCGCGCAATTTCGGTTGCGCCTTTCTCACTGAGATGTGTGATGTCCTGTTTTCCTTCCGGAAATTTTTCTGAACTACCCGCAGCTATCCACAAAAACATTGCTTTCGAACCCTCCGGCCCCGCGTGTTGAACCAGTTGTTCGGTTTCCCACTGCAAATCGACGAATGACACATTCATTTCGTTGGCAACCATACGCATTGTCATCGGATAACCCCCGTGCGTGTCTATGAGTGTGCCAAATTCATTAAAATTCCTGCGGACGATGGAACTGAACACCACCGGCGCTGCCTCTTTTTCGCGACTTTCGCAGACAAATTTTTCGAGATAGCGGCGATAACCGGTATGCGGAGCGGTAAATCGTTTCGGATCGTTTGCTTTCTGATCGTTATGACCGAACTGGATGAACACAAAATCGCCGGGTTGCAGCGAATCGAGAACAGCTTGTCAGCGCCCCTCTTCGATGAAACTTTTGGTGCTGCGTCCGTTTCGCGCGTGATTGTGAATCATTACGGTTTCGCTGAAAAATCGGGGCACCATTTGTTCCCAACCACGTTCGAGATTGTGCTCAGGATCTGGTTTGACAAACATTGTGGAGTCGCCAATCAGCCAAATATTCACCGACTCCTCGGGTGAATCAACTGCGAAAATTGACAGCGTTAATATCAGTAAAAACAATCGTTTCACATAACTTCGTGGTTATCGTGCCATCCAGCCGCCATCAACCAGCAAAATATGACCATTCACATAATTAGATGCATTAGATGCGAGGAATACTGCTGCGCCTTTCAATTCATCCGGCGTGCCCCATTTTCCGGCGGGAATTCGTGCGCTGATTTCTGCGTTCCGGGTTTCATTTGCCCGCAACGCGGCTGTGTTGTCCGTGGCAAAATAGCCCGGTGCAATCGCGTTGATTTGCACATTGTATTTCGCCCATTCGTTGGCGAGCGCTTTGGTGAGTTGGGCAACACCGCCTTTGCTGGCGGCATACGCCGGTACGGTAATTCCGCCCGAAAAACTGAGCAGCGAGGCAATATTGATGATTTTCCCGCGCTGTTTTTCGACCATCACTTTTCCCGCTTCGCGGCAGAAACGGAACAGCCCGTTCAGATTGGTGTTGAGCACGGCGTCCCAATCGTTATCGGAATACGCAACTGCCGGCGCGCGGCGAATGGTTCCGGCGTTGTTCACCAGAATATCAATGGTTTTAAATGCCGACAGCGTTGCGGCGATTGCCGATTTGATATCGCCAGCATCCGCGACGTCGCATTTCAGCGGCAGCACTTTTCTGCCGAGCTTTTGGACTGCTGCCACGGTTTCGTCGAGATTTTTGAGATTGGTGCTTACTGCCACGATGTCCGCACCCGCTTCAGCCAAACCGATGGCCATCCCCTGCCCCAGCCCGCGACTCGCGCCGGTGACAATGGCCACTTTGCCATCCAGCCGGAATAAATCGATGATATTTTTTTGAGCCATTTTAAATCCCGCTAATTTTTTTCTGTTAAATTTTACTTTCGAATCATTTGTTTTTAATGGATTTAACCAAAAAATCACTGACAATTTCAACCGTCGGATTAAACCACGGATGAAACAGCCAGAACGGATGCGGCGTGTCCGGAAGGGTGTGTACTTCGCTGTAAATGCCGAGCGAATCGAGTTGGTCAATCATTTCATCGCGTCCCGCATGAAAGCGCGGAATGGCGCTGTTCACAAACACAATCGGCGGTGAAGATGCGTTGACATATCGCAGCGGCGAGGCTTCCGCCCACAATTCCGTTTTTTCGTGATAGCGACCGCCGAACCACGCGCCT includes:
- the uxaC gene encoding glucuronate isomerase, producing the protein MKPLKLHPDRFFDANPAIRDIARELFEGIKHLPIVSPHGHTEPAWFSENAAFPDPTGLILIPDHYIFRMLYSQGIPLENLGIPTRDGTAVETDHRKIWQIFANHFYLYAGTPTGIWLAHEFSDVFGVTEKLDSESAQRIYDQIAGKLQSPEFRPRALFDRFNIEVLSTTDAAESDLAHHKKIQESGWNGRIVPTFRPDGVTDLRRPDWHANLNALSDVSGIAIHSYRDFIRALEKQRSFFKSMGAVATDHGVETPFTQALTANDAERIFGRALAGDASADDATAFTAHMLMEMARMSCDDGLVMQIHAGSMRNHNAAIFNRYGLDKGADIPMQTEYTRNLHALLNTYGNNSAFRVIVFTLDETTYSRELAPLAGHYPAMRLGPPWWFHDSIEGMIRFRQMVTETAGIYNTVGFNDDTRAFPSIPARHDVARRMDCNFLAGLVARHIIDMDDAVAMSRALTYDLVKSSYNL
- a CDS encoding TRAP transporter large permease, whose amino-acid sequence is MNWPTIVLVSSFAVLLMLNVPIAFAIGLSTLFTILTIGGLPALKIVAHTMATGIDSFALLAIPFFILAGLLMGRGGIAQRLIDFANVIFGRFRGGLSYVNVMTCMLFGAISGSAVAAVSSVGGFMIPLMNKEGYDRDFNASVTITAATTGLLIPPSNVMIVYSLATGGAVSIAAIFLAGFIPGILMGIGLMIVSGVISIKRNYGKGVTFGLRESVQKFLVALPPLFLVVLVLGGILAGFFTATEAAAIAVVYAFILSVFVYKEVKLSEIPQILLDCGITTAVVMLLIGTSMAMSWAMAYENIPQDISAGLLSLTNDKFMILLIINIFLLIVGTFMDMTPAILIFTPIFLPIMESLGVHPIHFGIVMIMNLCIGICTPPVGTCLFVGCGIAKTTVTQVIKPLLPFFAAMIVVLFIVTYFPALTMIVPQWFGF
- a CDS encoding TRAP transporter small permease, whose translation is MLKQLKKSLDKGLETVTALVMGLLVLDVVWQVITRFVLKNPSNWTEELATYLLIWVGLLGAGVALRRRAHLGIDYFVLRLDPKSQFISAVIAALFVTGFAVAVLLVGGIQLVSLTFKLGQTAPATGIKLGYVYLAVPISGFFIVMYGLEILAEALAKLNQLKKTG
- a CDS encoding TRAP transporter substrate-binding protein; the encoded protein is MLSGCGEQGNVVKLKMAHGLATNHPVHLAMEFMARKAWVMSDSTLKIEIYPNEQLGNEKESIEKLQFGAIAMTKVSTSMLETFLDEYKVFALPYLFRDYDHRWQVLNGDIGKSILASGEHLMLKGLAYYDAGSRSFYSTAKPILSPDDLTGLKIRTQQSPMAIKLIDALGGSATPISWGELYTSLQQGVVDGAENNPPSLFTSNHYEVCKFYSLDEHTSVPDVILINTDMWNGLSESHKKVLTAAAEASVEYQRKLWRDFEEESMRKMTENGLQVFTPDKQPFQERVKSLWREFDGTVIGNLATDIQAVE
- the kduI gene encoding 5-dehydro-4-deoxy-D-glucuronate isomerase, yielding MNIRYLGDKNSCKKMTTAELRASYLLDDLFAPGKIVLHYVDVDRTIVGSVVPTIESLSLTSAAELRADYFAERREIGVINIGGSGKITVDSAGYSLANKDCLYIGRGSKSIQFASDDPANPAKFYVMSYPAHAAYPTKKITKKEANIVDLGSDGDANKRTLYQMICPGVCDSCQIVMGITELAEGNVWNTMPPHTHERRSEVYLYFDVDESARVFHFMGEPAETRHLVLRSGDAVISPSWSIHSGAGTRNYSFIWCMGGENQAFTDMDFIEMGDLR
- the kduD gene encoding 2-dehydro-3-deoxy-D-gluconate 5-dehydrogenase KduD; amino-acid sequence: MIDLFRLDGKVAIVTGASRGLGQGMAIGLAEAGADIVAVSTNLKNLDETVAAVQKLGRKVLPLKCDVADAGDIKSAIAATLSAFKTIDILVNNAGTIRRAPAVAYSDNDWDAVLNTNLNGLFRFCREAGKVMVEKQRGKIINIASLLSFSGGITVPAYAASKGGVAQLTKALANEWAKYNVQINAIAPGYFATDNTAALRANETRNAEISARIPAGKWGTPDELKGAAVFLASNASNYVNGHILLVDGGWMAR